From Bradyrhizobium sp. AZCC 1610:
GAGCTGCTACATCGGTTGCGGGGTGACGACGGGCGTTGGCGCCGTAGTCAATACGGCCAAGGTGACTCCGGGCGCCAACGTCGTCGTGTTCGGTCTCGGCGGCATCGGGCTCAACGTCATCCAGGGCGCGAAGATGGTGGGCGCCGACAAGATCGTCGGCGTTGACATCAACGATTCCAAGGAAGACTGGGGCCGTCGTTTCGGCATGACCCATTTCGTCAACCCGACCAAGGTGAGCGACATCGTCCAGCATCTGGTCGGGCTCACCGATGGCGGTGCCGACTACACCTTCGACTGCACCGGCAATACCACCGTCATGCGGCAGGCTCTTGAAGCGTGCCATCGCGGTTGGGGCGTCTCGGTCGTTATCGGGGTCGCGGAGTCTGGCAGGGAAATCGCCACCCGGCCGTTCCAACTGGTGACCGGCCGCGTCTGGAAGGGCACGGCCTTTGGCGGTGCGCGCGGCCGCACCGATGTGCCGAAAATCGTCGACTGGTACATGAACGGAAAGATCGAGATCGATCCGATGATCACCCACGTCCTCAAGCTGGAGGAGATCAACCACGGATTCGATCTCATGCACCAGGGCAAGTCGATCCGCTCGGTTGTCGTGTTCTGACTGGAGAACTTCAAACACAAGGAGGATAAGCCCATGACTGTTCATATTCACCCAGCGATTGATAGCGGCGTAAAGAAGGGGACCGGCAGCTTCGCCGGTGGCACCCTTGTGTGCAAATGCAAAGACAAGCCGGTCAAGGTCGCTATCACGGGCGATGTCGCCCACAACCACGCTTGTGGCTGCACCAAATGCTGGAAGCCCGAGGGGGCGACCTTCTCCGTCGTCGCCGTCGTGCCGCGCGATAATGTGAAAGTGCTCGAGAATGGCGACAAGCTGCAGATTGTCGACACCTCGGCAGCGATCCAGCGCCATGCCTGCAAGGCCTGCGGCACGCATATGTACGGCCGGATCGAGAACACCGGGCATCCATTCTACGGGCTCGACTTCATCCATCCCGAGCTGTTCCAGGAAGGTGGATGGGCGGCTCCTGGGTTTGCTGCGTTCGTGTCGTCCGTGCTGGAGTCCGGTGTTCAACCGGGCGAGATGGACGGAATCAGGGCGAGGCTGAAAGAACTCGGGCTCGAGCCTTATGATTGCCTGTCGCCGCCTTTGATGGATGCGATCTCGAGCCATGTGGCAAAGTCCAAGGCCAAAGCTGCTTGAACAAGGCAGCTTGAAACGGGTGCTGGCCTGATCCTGCCCGACTTCGAACTCGCGCTGATGGCGATCGCCATCAGCGGCGCCGCACGCCGAGTGCATGAGGTCGTGCAATTCCTTCGTTGATGCCGGTGGGTAAAGCAGCCTGCCGGCTATCGGGGTCGTGCAACCATCCCGAGCCGGCGGCTCGCTGGCGCGACTGGCGCCGCGGATAATTCCAGGACATCGAAGCCCTCCGAGGTCTTTGCTCATCGCCATGCCGTCCATGGCAAGTTGCGGCGCGTGCACAACCGGCTGCATTTGACCGATCGTCTGATTTTGCATGCTGCAGCGCGATGCGCCTTGTCGTGGCAGCCGCGATGCTGAAGGCGGATATCTTTCGAAGGTGTTGACCCATTGAGCGGTTCCCTTCTATGGACGATGCTGCCCTGACCGCACAGACGTGACCTCGCAAGGATTCGCCACGATGCCGATCGCCACAGACGCCGCATTCATTCTACCCGACGATTTCGCCGGCGCCGCGCTGATGGGGCGGATCTGGCGTCCCGACCTCGCCGGCCCGTCGGTGGTCGCGATCCGCCAGGACGGCGTGTTCGACATCACCGAGGATTTCCCCACCGCCAGCCAGCTTGCCGCCGCCGCGGATCCGGCGCAGGCGCTGCGCGCCGCGCGCGGCCAGCGGGTAGGCACGCTGCAGGATCTGTTGAACAACACGCCGCCCGACACCCGCGATCCGACCAGGCCATGGTTGCTGGCTCCGATCGATCTCCAAGTGATCAAGGCTGCCGGCGTGACCTTCGCGGTGTCGATGCTGGAGCGGGTGATCGAGGAGCGGGCGCGCGGCAATCCGGATTCGGCAGAGGCGATCCGGGCCGAGGTGACGCGGATCGTCGGCACCGACCTGTCCCGGCTGAAGCCGGGCTCGGCCGAAGCGCAGCACGTAAAGGACGTGCTGGTTTCCCAGAATGCCTGGAGCCAGTATCTCGAAGTCGGCATCGGACCGGACGCCGAGGTATTTACCAAGGCGCCGGTCCTGTCGGCGGTGGGCACATGCGTGGATGCCGGCCTGCATCCGAAATCGACCTGGAATAATCCGGAGCCCGAGGTAGTGCTGGTGGTGACGAGCGACGGCCGTATCGCCGGCGCCACGCTTGGCAATGACGTCAATCTGCGCGACTTCGAGGGACGCTCGGCGCTGCTCTTGTCCAAGGCCAAGGACAACAACGCGTCCTGCGCCATCGGGCCGTTCGTGCGGTTCTTCGATGAAAGCTTCACGCTCGACGACGTGCGGAAGATGGAGATCTCGCTGGAGGTGAAGGGACCGGAAGGCTTCGTGCTGCACGGCGCATCTTCCCTGACCCAGATCAGCCGCGATCCGGCCGACATCGTGGGGCAGACGATCAACGAGAACCACCAGTATCCAGACGGTTTCGTGCTGTTCCTGGGCACCATGTTCGCGCCGATCCAGGACCGTGCCGTGAAGGGGCAGGGGTTCACCCACGTGGAAGGCGATCTGGTGACGGTCGCAACCCCGAAACTCGGCCGGCTGACCAATCGCATGCGCCACAGCGGCGACTGCGAACCTTGGAAATTCGGCCTGACCGAGCTCTTCGCCGCGTTGATGCGCCGCAAGGGTGTCGGCCGAAGCGGCAATTAGCCTCTAGCCGCGACAACCGGGAGGCATTTGCGCAATGGCGAAAATCAGGATCGGTCTGGCTGGCTGCGGCTTCGTGTCCGAGCTGCATATGCATGCCTACCGGCGCGTCTATGGCGTGGATGTCGAAGTCAGGGCCGTTGCGGCGCGAGGCGATCATGTCGTCGAGTTTGCCCGCCGTCACCAGATCCCGACGGCGTATCGCAGCTTTCGCGACTTGATCGCCGACGCTGATATCGACGTCATCGACATCTGCACGCCGCCCAATTTGCACGCGTCGATGATCGTCGATGCGATGCAAGCCGGTAAGCATGTGATCTGCGAAAAGCCATTCGGAGGCTATTTCGGGCGCGAAGGCGACAAGCTGCCGATCGGCAAGCATGTGCCGAAAGCATTGATGTACGAGCGCGTGCTGGAGGAAATGGAAAATACCCGCGCGGCGATCGACAAGACCGGCAGGCTCTTCATGTATGCGGAGGACTGGATCTACGCGCCGGCAGTGACCAAGACCGTCGAGATCCTCAAGGCCACCAAGGACAAGATCCTGTTCATGAAGGGGGAGGAGAGTCACTCTGGCTCGCATGCCGCGCACGCCGCACAATGGGCGCTGACCGGCGGCGGCTCGCTGATCCGGATGGGATGCCACCCGCTTTCGGCGGTACTCTATCTCAAGCAGGTCGAGGCGAAGGCGCGGGGCGAATCGATCAGCGTGGAAAACGTGACGTGTGATGTCGGCAATGTCACGGCGTGCCTGCGTCCGGACGAACGGGCCGTGCTCAAGGCCAATCCCGTCGATGTCGAGGATTGGGGCATGCTCACAGCCACCTTCTCCGATGGCACCAAGGCCACGGTTTTTTCCGGCGACATGATCCTCGGCGGCGTGCGCAACCTGATCGAAACCTATACCAGCAGCGGCTCGCTATTCGCCAACATCACGCCAAATACGCACATGATGAGCTATCAGACCAGCGAGGAGAAGCTCGCAAGCGTCTACATCACTGAAAAGGTCGATCGGAAGACCGGCTGGCAATATATCTGCCTCGAGGAAGAATGGACGCGCGGCTACGTGCAGGAAATTCAGGACTTCATGGAATGCGTCGCAACCGGCCGGCAGCCGCTCTCGGATCTGGCGCTGGCCTTTGAGACCATCAAGGTCAACTACGCCGGCTATTGGGCTGCCGAAGAAGGCCGCCGCGTCACGCTGTGATCGGCACCGGTGCTCGTGTCACCTCGCCCCGCGTGCGGGGAGAGGTCGGATCGCATCGAAGATGCGATCCGGGTGAGGGGGACTCTCCGTGCACTCACGTCTTTCGAATTTGTTGAGACAGCCCCTCACCCCACCCTCTCCCCGCAAGAGCGGGGCGAGGGAGATCGACAGCAATGGCGGCGCTACGCCGCGTACACCGACGATTTCGGCAGCGGGAACACCGGATCACGCGTCCGAATATTGGTCGGCCAGACCACCGAGATGTGTTCGCCGGCGTTTTGCATCACCACCGGCGTCGATCGCTCGTTCTGGCCGGCGAGCGGCGTGCCGGGCGGGTAGAACTTCACGCCATAGCCCTGGATGGTACCGCCCGGCGGGATGTCCACGTCGAGCGCCGCCTTGCGAACCGCTTCGGGATCGAAACCGCCGTATTTCTCTTTCGCCACCGGCAGCACATTGTTGAGCAGGATCCAGGTCTGGTTGAAGCCCATCGAGCAGTGCGGCGGCACATCGGTCGCGCCGGTTTTCTCCTTGTAGCGCGCGATCATGATTTTGGTGAGATCGCCGATCCCGGGCGCGAGTTTCGAAGGATCGAGCAACTGCGCCGGCACCGGATCGATATTGCAGAAATTGTCGATATCAGCGCCGAATGTCGCGCGCAACTTGTCGAGCTGACTGTAGCCCGCGCCGGCGCCGAACAGCATCTTGAACTTGAGGCCGTTCTCGCGCGCCTGGCGCAGGAACAGGGTGATATCAGGGTTGTAGCCCGCGTGCGAAATCACGTCGGCCCTGGCGCGCTTGATCTTGGTTACCAGCACCGAGAGGTCGGGGGCGGAGGCGGAATAACCTTCCTTGAGCACGACCTGCAGGCCGGCCTGCTTCGCATAGGCCTCGTCGGCGACGGCAACGCCGACGCCATAGGGGCCGTCCTCGTGAATCAGCGCGACCTTGACGTCCTTGGGCTCCATGCCGAGCTTGGTCTTGGCGTGCTCGGTGATGAAGCTCGCAAAGGCCTGGCCGTACTGGTCGGAATGGATTTGCGCGCGGAAGACGTATTGCAGGTTCTTGTCCTTGAACACGGCGGTCGAAACCGCGGTCGTGATCCAGAGGATCTTTTTCTGCTGTTCAACCTTGGCGGCGAGCGGGACGGCGTGCGAGCTCGCATAAACGCCGTTGATGATGTCGATCTTCTCCTGGTCGATCAGGCGATTGGCCTCATTGATGGCAACGTCGGGCTTGCTCTGGGAATCGGCGGCGACAGGGGAAACCTTGTACTTGCCGCCGATGCCGCCCTTCTCGTTGACGAGATCGATGGCAATCTGCGCGCCGATCGAGGAGGCGACCGACCCGCCAGCAGCAAAGGGCCCGGTCAGGTCGTAGATCAGGCCGATGCGCACCGTCTCGGCTTGTGCTTGCGCGCGTGTCCAATCGAGGCTGAATGCGGCGGCGGCAGCCGCAGAAGTCTTCAGCAGCGTTCTGCGTGAAGTCGGCATCGTGTCCTCCCACTGGTTATTATTATCGCCGGGACCGGTTCTTCCAGTTCTCGGTCAAGTATTTGGAGAATGCGGCGAGAAGTCAACCTGCGCTCGCGCTCCACGGGTCGCTCATGGCTGCGGAAACGTGTTGTCACGCAGGTGAAGGGGCGGCAGGTTCACCAACTAAAGTCTGATAGCGGAAGGGAGGATGCGAACGTCGTTTCGCATATCGCGCTATCGGCGTCTGCTGCGCGCCGACGTGCGGGTGATCCTTATCCTGCCATGGGTTCGCGGGAGGAATTGCGCACCGCGGGCGCTGAGGAACTCCAGCATGGCGCGTGCCGGCGGCAGCAAAATCTTGTCCTTTCGGGAAAGGACGAACCATTGCCTGATAACGGGAAGGCCAGCCACGTCGAGTGTTACCAGCCGGCGCTCATCGAGTTCGGTAGCGACCGTGTGTGCCGAAATAAATGCAATTCCGAGACCCGCGATCACAGCCTGCTTGATCGTCTCGTTGCTGCTCATCGCCATGCCGATTTTCGGCCGAATTCGCGCCGTTTCGAACAATTGCTCCATCAGGCCGCGCGTGCCCGAACCGGGTTCGCGGGTCAGGAATGTTTCGTCGGCAAGGTCGCTCAGCGCGATGCGGGATTTTCGCACCAGGCGATGGCTCGTCGGCGCGATAATGACATGGGGATGATCGCCGATCGGATGAACGTCCATGTCGATGTCGGCCGGTGGGCGGCCCATGATTGCGAAATCGAGATCGTAGCCGCGTAGCGCCGTGCCGATCTCCTGCCGGTTTCCGATCGAGAGCGTGACATCGATGTTCGGATGCCGTTTGGAAAATCCGGAGATCATGAACGGCACGAAATATTTCGCGGTGCTGACGGCGCCGATCGAGATACGGCCCGCGGTCTTTCCCGCCATCATCTCGAGCGAGGTCTCACAGTCCGCAATCGCCGCCTCGATGCGCTCGGAGAGTGAGAGCACCTCGCGCCCGGCATCGGTCAACAGCATCCCGTCACTGGTGCGCTGAATCAGCGGCAAGCCTGCAAGCGTCTGCAGATTGCGGATCTGCAGCGTGACCGCCGGCTGCGTGAGATGCAGGTGTTTGGCGGCGGCGGTAACCGACCGGTCCCTGTGAACGGCCGCGAGCGCGCGCAGCTGGCGAATGGTCAATTCCCGCGGAAATTTGCCTGCCATGGGCTCACCCAATATAAGAAAAACTTTGCCAAAGCCAAAGATAAGAAAATTTCACTAATTTTGCAAACTGGGTTGTTGTTAGGCGCGGAGTGCCGAACGGCATGATGCGTTGGAGTGGCTCCGCAGAGGGCGCCAATCGGGGAACGGCCATGGACGCACGCATAACCTTATGCTCGCATCTCGATCATACAGGGTCGGAGACGCCGACCGGCCCGGCCGTGGCCGCTGTGATCGAGGCGATCGCCACTGCTGCGATCGGCCTTTCCGATCTCATCGCCGACGGACCGTTGGCGGGCATTACCGGACGAACCCGTGGCGTCAATTCCGATGGCGACCATCAGAAGGATATCGACCTCGCCGCCGACGCGATGATGCGCGCGGCGTTACGCACCACGCCGGTCGCCGCCGTCCTGTCCGAGGAACTAGATCTGCCTCAAGTGCTCAATGCCGAGGCGTCTCTCTGCGTCGCGATCGATCCGCTCGACGGATCGGCCAACCTCGAAAACAACATTTCGGTCGGAACCATCTTTTCGATTCGTTCGCGCGGCAACGACATCATCTCCACCTTCTTCGAACCGGGCACGGCGCAATGTGCTGCAGGTTTCGTGGTCTACGGCCCTCAAACGACGCTGGTTCTGGCGTTCGACGAGCGCGTCGATATCTTCATTCTGGACAGGCGTGCCCGGGAATTCCTGCTGATCGCGCGTCGCGTGAGGATTGCGTCCGACACGCCTGAATTCGCCATCAACGCGTCGAACCGGCGGCACTGGCACGGGCCGGTGCGGACTTATATCGACGAATGCCTCGCCGGCACCAGCGGCAACGGTTCGGCCGATTTCAACATGCGCTGGATCGGGTCGCTGGTCGCAGAGTCGCTTCGTATCCTCGTCCGCGGCGGCGTGTTCCTGTATCCGGCGGATGCGCGTCCGGGATATCGCGACGGACGTCTTCGCCTGCTTTACGAGGCGCATCCGATGGCGCTCGTGATGGAGTGGGCGGGCGGGGCCGCGTCCACCGGCCGCCGGCGCATTCTCGAGCTCTCGGCGAAAACGCCACACCAGCGGGTGCCGTTGATCATGGGTTCGATGCGCGGCGTTCGCGACGTTGCCGCCATTCACGAAGCTATCGAACCGATGTTCGACAATAGCGACGCGCCGCTATTCGCGCGGCGCGGCCTGTTTCGCTGATCGGAAACCAGATGTCGCGCAGCTATCCCATCATATCGATTACCGGATCGTCCGGCGCCGGCACGACCTCGGTGAAGAAGACGTTTGAAAACATCTTCCGCCGCGAAAAGGTCGCAGCCGCCTATGTCGAGGGTGATGCCTTCCACCGCTACAACCGCTTTGAGATGCGTGCAAAAATGGCTGAGGAGGCCGAGCACGGCAACAAGCATTTCAGCCATTTCAGCCCGGAAACAAACCTGTTCGAGGAACTGGAGAAACTGTTCCGCGACTACGGCGAGTCCGGGACCGGGACCACCAGGCATTACGTGCACGATCATGAAGAGGCCAAGCTCTATGGCGCAGATCCCGGCACATTCACGGAATGGAAGCCGTTGCCCGAAAAGTCGGATCTGTTGTTCTATGAAGGTCTGCATGGCGCCGTTGTGACCGACAAGGTCAATATCGCGCAGCATGCCGATCTCAAGATCGGCGTCGTTCCCGTGATCAATCTGGAGTGGATCCAGAAGCTGCATCGCGACCGCAGCGACCGCGGCTACACCGCGGAGGCGGTGACCGACACCATCCTGCGGCGGATGCCGGATTACGTAAACTACATCTGCCCGCAATTCACCGAAACCGACATCAACTTCCAGCGTGTGCCGACGGTCGACACGTCGAACCCGTTCATTGCGCGCTGGATACCGACGCCGGACGAATCGATGGTGGTGATCCGGCTCAAGAATCCGCGCGGCATCGACTTTCCCTATCTGCTGTCGATGATTCCGAACAGCTTCATGTCGCGGGCCAACTCGATCGTGATCCACGGCTCGAAGCTCGATCTCGCGATGCAGCTCATCCTCACCCCGCTGATCCTGCAACTGATGGAACGCAAGAGGCGCATGCTATGACTGATCTCGCTCTGTCCCGTATCGCCACCCAGCCGGTCGTCTCGCATGCTGAAATGGCGAACGCGATCCGCTTTCTGGCCATCGACGCCGTCGAAAACGCGAAGTCGGGCCATCCCGGCATGCCAATGGGTATGGCCGATGTGGCTACGGTGCTGTTCTCGCGCTTCCTCAAATTCGATGCCTCCGATCCGGCGTGGCCTGATCGCGACCGGTTCGTGCTGTCGGCCGGTCACGGCTCGATGCTGCTGTATGCGTTGCTGCATCTGACTGGCTACCAGGGCGTGACGCCGGACGAACTGAAGGCGTTCAGGCAGTGGGGATCGAAGACCCCTGGCCATCCGGAGTACGGGCATACGCCCGGCGTGGAGACGACCACGGGGCCGCTGGGGCAGGGGATCGCTACCGCGGTCGGGATGGCGCTGGCAGAGCGCCTGATGAATGCGCGCTTCGGCGACGATCTTGTCGATCACTACACCTATGTGATCGCCGGCGACGGCTGCCTGATGGAGGGCATCAGCCAGGAAGCGATTTCGCTGGCGGGACACCTGAAGCTCGGCCGGTTGATCGTGCTGTATGACGACAACGAAATCTCGATCGACGGATCGACATCACTGTCATGCTCGGATGACCAGCTCGCGCGCTTCAAGGCGTCGGGCTGGTCGGCGACCCGGATCGACGGCCACGACCCCGAGGCGATTGCCGCGGCGATCCGGCACGCCCGGCATGACCGCCGGCCATCCCTGATTGCCTGCCGCACGGTGATCGGTTTCGGCGCACCCAACCGTCAGGGGACGGAAAAGGCGCATGGCGCGCCGCTCGGTACGGAGGAAGTCGAGAAGACGCGCCGCGCGTTGGATTGGCCGCACGCGCCATTTCAGGTCCCGGGGGCCATAACCGATGCCTGGCGCGAAATAGGTGCACAAGGTCATGCGGCACGGCGGGCGTGGATCGAGCGAAGCAGGCGCCTCAGTTCGACGGGACGGTCGCCATTTCATGACGCGCTGAATCGAAAGCTGCCCTGTGGATACGCTGACGCGATGGCGCAGATACGCACTCGGTTCGGTAACGAACGGCCGAAAATCGCGACCCGGCAAGCGTCGCAACTGGTGATCGACGTCATCGCGGAAGCGCTGCCCAATCTGCTGGGCGGTTCGGCCGACTTGACCCATTCGAATCTGACGCGCGCGAAGACGCAGCAGCCGGTGCGGTACGATTCCCTCGATGGCAGCTATATCCATTACGGCGTCCGCGAGCATGCCATGGCGGCGGCGATGAACGGTATCGCATTGCATGGCGGCTTCATCCCGTATGGCGGCACGTTTCTCAGCTTTGCCGATTACAGCCGTCCTGCGATCAGGCTGGCCGCGTTGATGGGGATCCGCGTCATCCATGTGATGACGCATGACTCGATCGGGCTGGGCGAGGACGGCCCGACGCATCAGCCGGTCGAGCATCTGGCCTCGCTGCGGGCGATACCGAACCTGCTGGTATTCCGCCCGGGCGACGCGGTCGAGACGGCGGAGGCGTGGGACTGCGCGTTGCGGGCAGATACCAATCCGTCGGTGCTATGCCTGTCGCGGCAGGCGCTCCCGACGTTCCGTGACGGTGAGGGCGAGACCAATCTGGTCGCGGTCGGCGCCTACGTCGTCGTTGAACCGGAGGCCGGCCGCGACGTCACCCTGATCGCAACGGGCTCCGAACTGTCGATCGCGCTCGAGGCGGCAAGGGTGCTCGAGAAGGACAATATCCGCGCCGCGGTCGTCTCGGCGCCGTGCTTCGAGCTGTTTCGCCGGCAATCCCGCGAATACCGCACCGCCGTTCTGGGACGCGTTCCGAGGGTCGGCGTCGAAGCTGCGATCGAGGGCGACTGGGCGCGCTGGCTTGGCGATGGCGGCGAATTCGTCGGCATGACGGGCTTCGGTGCCTCGGCGCCGGCGGAAACGCTCTACCGCGAATTCGGCATCACCGCCGATGAGGTCGCAAAGGCCGCGCTGCGCGGCATCGCGCGCTCGCGGATGGCGGTGACCTACGCATGACACCACTACGCCGATCAATGACACGGAGGCTCGGATGGCGCGAATTACCCTGAGGCAATTGCTGGATCATGCCGCCGAGCACGCTTACGGCGTGCCGGCATTCAACATCAACAATATGGAGCAGGGGCTCGCGATCATGGATGCGGCGGCGGCTGTCGATGCGCCCGTGATCATCCAGGCCTCGCGCGGCGCGCGCTCCTATGCCAACGACATCATGTTGTCGAAGATGATCGACGCGCTGGAGGAGATGCATCCGCAGATTCCGCTCTGCCTGCATCAGGACCACGGCAACGAGGAATCGACCTGCGCTACCGCTCTTCAACACGGCTTCACCTCCGTGATGATGGACGGCTCGCTGAAGGCCGATGCCAAGAGCCCGGCGAGCTACGAATACAACGTCGACATCACCCGCCGCGTGGTCGACATGGCGCACTGGATCGGCGCCTCGGTGGAAGGTGAACTGGGCGTGCTCGGTTCGCTGGAGCACGGCGGCGGCGAGCAGGAGGACGGCCATGGCGTCGAAGGCGAGGTCAGCCACGA
This genomic window contains:
- a CDS encoding ABC transporter substrate-binding protein, whose protein sequence is MPTSRRTLLKTSAAAAAAFSLDWTRAQAQAETVRIGLIYDLTGPFAAGGSVASSIGAQIAIDLVNEKGGIGGKYKVSPVAADSQSKPDVAINEANRLIDQEKIDIINGVYASSHAVPLAAKVEQQKKILWITTAVSTAVFKDKNLQYVFRAQIHSDQYGQAFASFITEHAKTKLGMEPKDVKVALIHEDGPYGVGVAVADEAYAKQAGLQVVLKEGYSASAPDLSVLVTKIKRARADVISHAGYNPDITLFLRQARENGLKFKMLFGAGAGYSQLDKLRATFGADIDNFCNIDPVPAQLLDPSKLAPGIGDLTKIMIARYKEKTGATDVPPHCSMGFNQTWILLNNVLPVAKEKYGGFDPEAVRKAALDVDIPPGGTIQGYGVKFYPPGTPLAGQNERSTPVVMQNAGEHISVVWPTNIRTRDPVFPLPKSSVYAA
- a CDS encoding S-(hydroxymethyl)glutathione dehydrogenase/class III alcohol dehydrogenase; this translates as MKTRAAVAFEAKKPLEIVEVDLEGPKAGEVLVEIKATGICHTDAYTLDGFDSEGIFPSILGHEGAGIVREVGPGVTSVKAGDHVIPLYTPECRQCKSCLSGKTNLCTAIRATQGKGLMPDGTSRFSYQGKPIYHYMGCSTFSNFTVLPEIAVAKIREDAPFDKSCYIGCGVTTGVGAVVNTAKVTPGANVVVFGLGGIGLNVIQGAKMVGADKIVGVDINDSKEDWGRRFGMTHFVNPTKVSDIVQHLVGLTDGGADYTFDCTGNTTVMRQALEACHRGWGVSVVIGVAESGREIATRPFQLVTGRVWKGTAFGGARGRTDVPKIVDWYMNGKIEIDPMITHVLKLEEINHGFDLMHQGKSIRSVVVF
- a CDS encoding Gfo/Idh/MocA family protein, whose amino-acid sequence is MAKIRIGLAGCGFVSELHMHAYRRVYGVDVEVRAVAARGDHVVEFARRHQIPTAYRSFRDLIADADIDVIDICTPPNLHASMIVDAMQAGKHVICEKPFGGYFGREGDKLPIGKHVPKALMYERVLEEMENTRAAIDKTGRLFMYAEDWIYAPAVTKTVEILKATKDKILFMKGEESHSGSHAAHAAQWALTGGGSLIRMGCHPLSAVLYLKQVEAKARGESISVENVTCDVGNVTACLRPDERAVLKANPVDVEDWGMLTATFSDGTKATVFSGDMILGGVRNLIETYTSSGSLFANITPNTHMMSYQTSEEKLASVYITEKVDRKTGWQYICLEEEWTRGYVQEIQDFMECVATGRQPLSDLALAFETIKVNYAGYWAAEEGRRVTL
- the tkt gene encoding transketolase gives rise to the protein MTDLALSRIATQPVVSHAEMANAIRFLAIDAVENAKSGHPGMPMGMADVATVLFSRFLKFDASDPAWPDRDRFVLSAGHGSMLLYALLHLTGYQGVTPDELKAFRQWGSKTPGHPEYGHTPGVETTTGPLGQGIATAVGMALAERLMNARFGDDLVDHYTYVIAGDGCLMEGISQEAISLAGHLKLGRLIVLYDDNEISIDGSTSLSCSDDQLARFKASGWSATRIDGHDPEAIAAAIRHARHDRRPSLIACRTVIGFGAPNRQGTEKAHGAPLGTEEVEKTRRALDWPHAPFQVPGAITDAWREIGAQGHAARRAWIERSRRLSSTGRSPFHDALNRKLPCGYADAMAQIRTRFGNERPKIATRQASQLVIDVIAEALPNLLGGSADLTHSNLTRAKTQQPVRYDSLDGSYIHYGVREHAMAAAMNGIALHGGFIPYGGTFLSFADYSRPAIRLAALMGIRVIHVMTHDSIGLGEDGPTHQPVEHLASLRAIPNLLVFRPGDAVETAEAWDCALRADTNPSVLCLSRQALPTFRDGEGETNLVAVGAYVVVEPEAGRDVTLIATGSELSIALEAARVLEKDNIRAAVVSAPCFELFRRQSREYRTAVLGRVPRVGVEAAIEGDWARWLGDGGEFVGMTGFGASAPAETLYREFGITADEVAKAALRGIARSRMAVTYA
- a CDS encoding class 1 fructose-bisphosphatase translates to MDARITLCSHLDHTGSETPTGPAVAAVIEAIATAAIGLSDLIADGPLAGITGRTRGVNSDGDHQKDIDLAADAMMRAALRTTPVAAVLSEELDLPQVLNAEASLCVAIDPLDGSANLENNISVGTIFSIRSRGNDIISTFFEPGTAQCAAGFVVYGPQTTLVLAFDERVDIFILDRRAREFLLIARRVRIASDTPEFAINASNRRHWHGPVRTYIDECLAGTSGNGSADFNMRWIGSLVAESLRILVRGGVFLYPADARPGYRDGRLRLLYEAHPMALVMEWAGGAASTGRRRILELSAKTPHQRVPLIMGSMRGVRDVAAIHEAIEPMFDNSDAPLFARRGLFR
- a CDS encoding phosphoribulokinase, translating into MSRSYPIISITGSSGAGTTSVKKTFENIFRREKVAAAYVEGDAFHRYNRFEMRAKMAEEAEHGNKHFSHFSPETNLFEELEKLFRDYGESGTGTTRHYVHDHEEAKLYGADPGTFTEWKPLPEKSDLLFYEGLHGAVVTDKVNIAQHADLKIGVVPVINLEWIQKLHRDRSDRGYTAEAVTDTILRRMPDYVNYICPQFTETDINFQRVPTVDTSNPFIARWIPTPDESMVVIRLKNPRGIDFPYLLSMIPNSFMSRANSIVIHGSKLDLAMQLILTPLILQLMERKRRML
- a CDS encoding LysR family transcriptional regulator, producing the protein MAGKFPRELTIRQLRALAAVHRDRSVTAAAKHLHLTQPAVTLQIRNLQTLAGLPLIQRTSDGMLLTDAGREVLSLSERIEAAIADCETSLEMMAGKTAGRISIGAVSTAKYFVPFMISGFSKRHPNIDVTLSIGNRQEIGTALRGYDLDFAIMGRPPADIDMDVHPIGDHPHVIIAPTSHRLVRKSRIALSDLADETFLTREPGSGTRGLMEQLFETARIRPKIGMAMSSNETIKQAVIAGLGIAFISAHTVATELDERRLVTLDVAGLPVIRQWFVLSRKDKILLPPARAMLEFLSARGAQFLPRTHGRIRITRTSARSRRR
- a CDS encoding fumarylacetoacetate hydrolase family protein is translated as MPIATDAAFILPDDFAGAALMGRIWRPDLAGPSVVAIRQDGVFDITEDFPTASQLAAAADPAQALRAARGQRVGTLQDLLNNTPPDTRDPTRPWLLAPIDLQVIKAAGVTFAVSMLERVIEERARGNPDSAEAIRAEVTRIVGTDLSRLKPGSAEAQHVKDVLVSQNAWSQYLEVGIGPDAEVFTKAPVLSAVGTCVDAGLHPKSTWNNPEPEVVLVVTSDGRIAGATLGNDVNLRDFEGRSALLLSKAKDNNASCAIGPFVRFFDESFTLDDVRKMEISLEVKGPEGFVLHGASSLTQISRDPADIVGQTINENHQYPDGFVLFLGTMFAPIQDRAVKGQGFTHVEGDLVTVATPKLGRLTNRMRHSGDCEPWKFGLTELFAALMRRKGVGRSGN
- the gfa gene encoding S-(hydroxymethyl)glutathione synthase, whose translation is MTVHIHPAIDSGVKKGTGSFAGGTLVCKCKDKPVKVAITGDVAHNHACGCTKCWKPEGATFSVVAVVPRDNVKVLENGDKLQIVDTSAAIQRHACKACGTHMYGRIENTGHPFYGLDFIHPELFQEGGWAAPGFAAFVSSVLESGVQPGEMDGIRARLKELGLEPYDCLSPPLMDAISSHVAKSKAKAA